The Clostridia bacterium DNA window GATTAAGTCTTGCGACTTAATCTTTTTTAGCCTTATATGTTAAGCAGTATAACCGATAAAACGCCACAGGCAAAGCCCCAGAGCTGTGCTTTGGTCAGGTGTTCTCTATAAATCAGTTTCGACACAAAAAATGTGATCACAATACCCCCTGCCGAAATAATCGGAAACATCAAAGATACAGGGAAATTTTTGCTGTTTAGCAGCATAACCAGCATATTGACAATGCCGTTTGCAATACCGCCTGCCAGAGCCATCCACCAGCCGTTTTGGGCAAAGCTTTTCCAATCTGACCGTTCGGTTACAAATGACCAGCTACAAAGTGTAAGCACTACAATTGCAAGAGCGATAATCATAAACTCGTTTTCAAAAACGTTTCCGTATACCACCTGATGCATCTTCTGCGTGGTAGAGCACATGCCGTTTCCGACAAGTGCCAAAAAAGCATAGATAAACCATTTAAAAGAAATAGTGGTATCTGCCGCTTTTTTATTAATTAAAAAAAGAGAAACAACCAAAAGCAACAGTCCGGGAATCAGACCGATGCTGACGGGGTCGTTCAAAAAAACAAGACCGTAAACAGTTGGAATCATCAGTGAATACGATACCATTAAAGCCGTTAAGGACAAGGGTCCGCAAGACACCGCAAGGGTTGAAAAAACATTTGCGGCTGCAAAAGACACTGCAAAACCCAGCGCATAAGGGAAAACGCCCGATTCCCATCGAAAGCCTTCGCTTAAAGCTACAAAAAAGAGCATCGCCACAAAGCTTAACAATGCTGCGTAAAAAATCGAGCCTTTTCCGTTTGTTTTATCCGAAAAAGCTTTTCTTGCAACATTCTGGATTGCTACACCCAGGACAACTATCGTTAAATAAAATGCATTCATAACTTCCCTCCTGCTTCTATTATACATAACTTCTCTTTATTTGCAATAAAAAATTTTCCCGTAATATTGCACTTTCTTCCCAAACGTGGTATGATAAGACAAACGAGGTGATCGGATGCACATCCAGTATAACATTCCAAAATTAGAGCAGATTATAAAAGATTTATCAGTTCTTACCGGAATCAGCATTTCATTTTTGGATGCCGACGGCAATCGCATTTGTAAAAGTATCAGCGAAAAAACTGATTTTTGTGAGCAAATTCAAGAAAGTAATAAAGATGCTTGCGCCTGCTCGGATCAAAGTATTATTGAGCGATGCAAAAAGAGTCTGCAGTTTGAAAGTCACATCTGCCATGCAGGACTGTGGGACGGTGCTATGCCCATTACCAAAAATGGTGTTGTTGCAGGTTTTGTATTGTTAGGTCGCATCCGTGCAACCAACTCCCCTTCTGTCCCCATTTGCAACGACGGTAACGCTCTTCTTTATCAGGATATCCCCTGTCTGCAGGATTCCCAGATAGAGAGCTTTAAGGCGCTTTTGCCCGATATCTTATTTGAAAGCGCCATCACCTTTGCTAAAAACTCCCTTGCAGATGAAGCAAAGGAATACATCACAAAAAATTTAGATTCCGATCTGAATCTAAAAGTATTATGCAGCGCACTAAACGTTTCCAAAAACAGCTTGTATCGGGTATTCCGTGAAGCTTTTGGAACAACAATCAACGAATACATTGTATTCGTTCGATTGCAAAAAGCAAAAGAGCTTTTAAAAAATTCATCTTTGCCAATATATCTGATTTGCGAAAAAGTCGGTATTCCGAACTACACCTACTTTTGTAAACTGTTTAAAAAACAGACCGGTCTTACGCCCACAGAATATAAAAAGATTTATTTTTCAAATAAAAAAACGCCCTAGGCGTTTTTTTAATTTAATGCTGAAATCAGTTTTTCAGCTTCATGCTTTACTTCCTCTTCTGTCCAGTCGGGGCTGATATGTACTATTACCGCACGAGAAAGGTAATCTAAGCTTTTAGGACACATATCCTCCGAATAAGAAAAATTCTTGTTGACTTCCATCTTAAAGGGATCCATCAAAGGATGTGCCGCACCCCTTCTCATTTTGATTGCCGCCCAGTCATTGTAAACATGCTTACCCATATTAGCAGGAATTCCCAAGCCGGCTTTTTCTGCATATTTTTTTGTTTCTTCCGCTGTCTTAAATCGCAGGAACAAAACCTGACCGCTATCTCCGTCCGGGTCGTTTACGGGCACAAAATCAAAATACGGTTTTAAATATTCCCGCATCAAAGCATTATTTTTCCTAAGGTCTGCCACAATACCATCAAGGCGCTTTAACTGCTCTCTTAAAATAGCAGCAGTAATTTCGTTGGTTCGAAACTCAGAACCGCAAAAAGGCTGTTCGGAAAAACCGTTCATCTGGTCGCCAAAGTATGCCACCGCACTGCTGTCGTGATAAATAAGCGCTTTTTCAAAAATTTCTTTGCTGTTGGTAAGCAATGCGCCGCCTTCGCCTGCGCTGATAATTTTGAAATAGTTAAACGAAAACGCACCTGCATCACCGATTGCACCCAGCATTTTCCCTTCAAAGGAAGTACCTGCAGCCTGGCAAGCATCCTCCAAAACTTTTAAATTGTGCTTTTTTGCAACATCCATTATGGCTTTCATATTGCAGGGATGTCCCTGCATATGAACCGGAACAATCGCCTTTGTTCTTTCATTGATTTTGTTTTCCACATCCAACGGGTCTAACATCAAAGACTCGTCAATTTCTGCAATAACAGGCATTGCGCCTGCGGAAACCACTGCAATCGCAGTTGCGATATAGGTATAAGCCGGAACAATTACCTCATCCCCGGGCCCGATACCCATACCGATTAAAGCAGAGGTCAGTGCTGCCATACCTGAGGTCATCAGTACTGCGTGTTCGGTGTTGAATTTTTCACGCATTTCTTTTTCGCAATTTGCGGTTTCCTGCAAAGCACCGCTGTTCACTTTAAACAGTTGCTTAGAATTTATAACTCTTGCGACCGCATCAATTTCTTCCTGTCCGATTCTATACATTTATGCGCCCTCTCTTTCTAATTTCCCAAGATTTTCTACAGTTGCCTTGATATAACGGAAATCCGCATCATCCGTAAACCGCTGTATATTACAGTTTATAAAATATCCTACTTCATAGCCACCACGGCAAAGCTCACTCTGGGTCGGAAAATACCCCTTGGTTCCATTTGCATTCGACATCAGATAAACGGTTAAATCCGGAACAGCATGATCAATGCGAAGGCCAATTTCGGAAAACATTTCAAAGGGTGATGCCACAAATGCAACATTACCGATTCTTAAAATCTTTTGCGGAATTTCTCTTTCCTGCTGCTGCACATAGTTTTCTTCGTAGGACTTTTTCACTTCCTGATAATGATTATTGGTTAAAGCTGTAAGATTTATGGCTTCTTGTCCTTTTATTTCTTCACATTTTTCACATGCCCATTCATAGCTTTCACGCGGTTGCAAGGGTAAAGACACCATGCCGTCAAAAAAGGAAACAGAGCCTTCTTTATATGTATCAATGGAATCGTAAATCCGAAGTGCATCCTTTGCCGCAACGGCACCCAATTCTTCCACATAAGTGATGTCACCTACAGTCTTACCGTTAGAAAGCCTGGGACCCGAATCACCAATGGTTCCGTTAAAAAATGCTGTTAACCCGCCGCTCTTTTGTTCTAAGGTATCGGTCATAACACCTGACCAGTCACGCGTAATTTCCTTGTTCTTGCCTGCCGCCGTACCATGACAACCATAAGCGATAATATTTCCCTTTACATTCCCTTCAGGAGTTTTGAAAGACAGAACCGTCATATTTAAGTTTACAGGTCCCCAGGAACTTTGACCCAATGTCACGGTATTGTTCATGGTTCGCTCTCTGCGGTTTACGGCAACCTTGCTTTCACCACTTGCAACGCCCATAAGCACAGGCTCTGCGTTGTTTACTGCCTCTACCGCCGCTTTCACCACGCCCGGAATAAAGATGTTTTCTGCATATTCTGTATCGAGACCGCCCCAGCCGATTTCACCACCACTTAAACACGGGCCAGAATGGGTGTGTGTTGCAGAAAGAATGATGTTCTCTTTTAAGAATCCCGTTTCTTTGCTGATTTTCTCAAAAATTTCTTCGCAAATTGTCTCCTTGATTGCACAAACGGTTGCCGAAATAAACAATGCTTTCAAATCACCCGATGTAAAAGCATACGCCGTAACTGTCAGGTCATCATGCTTGGATTCGGAATGCCAGTCAGGACAGTAACCATAAAGGCATCCACCGATTTCTGGACTGATTATTTCGCGCGCTGTGCCAAGATAAAGCTGTTTCTTCATAAAAATGCCTCCTTTGTCTTTATTGTACAATGCAAAGCAGATTTTTACAATCCTAATCCTTGCTGAAAAATTCGCAAAAATTCACTTTTTTTCTTGACATACAATTTAAGTATGCTATAATAATGCCGAGGTGAGAATATGCTGTACCAAACACTTTTGATGGGTGACCGTCCCTACTATGTTGCCTGCAATTCCTTTGAAAACGGCTTTGAAGAGCACCGACATCCCGAAATTGAATTGCATTACTGTATACAGGGTGAATACATTACCAAAATCAACAAAACCGAATACAAGGTCGCGGCAGGAGACATGGCTGTAATTGGCTCTATGACCTCACATGAGCTTCCTGCAAACCAATACGGATGCCGTGTGCTGGTTATAGAAGTGGGACCCATGCTTCTTTCGGATTATTTCGATGCCCTTTCACAAAAAACAATTTCAAATCCCATTCTGCATTTAAAGAATGACTCGTTAACGGCACTTTTAAACGAAACCGCAAAGTTCCGGTTATCTCCTACAGATTTTTCCGAGCTTCAGATTAGAGGGAATCTTTTTAAAATATGCGGACATCTTTTGAGTGAGATTGCAAACGATCAACAAACCGACCACACCTCAAAAGCACTCCGTTCAGTGGCAAGTATTGAAACGGCACTTGAAACAATTTACACCCGATACAGCGAAAACATTGACATAGAAACTGTTGCAACCCTTTGCGGGTACAGCAAAAGTAATTTCTGTAAAATTTTTAAAAATATTACGGGCGATACATTCCACAATCTTTTGAACAGTCACCGGATAAAGATTGCATGTAATCTAATTTCGGAAACAACAAACTCGATAGAAGAAATTGCCTTTAAGACCGGTTTTCCCGATTCCAAATCCTTTTGTCGGGTCTTTAAAAACATAAACAATGTCTCTCCGGGACAGTACAGAAAGCAAAAAAAGAACTGAACAGAAAAAATCCTGTTCAGTTCTTTTTTCATTCATAGAAATTACGACTTAACACCTCTTGTTGCCACTCG harbors:
- a CDS encoding helix-turn-helix domain-containing protein gives rise to the protein MHIQYNIPKLEQIIKDLSVLTGISISFLDADGNRICKSISEKTDFCEQIQESNKDACACSDQSIIERCKKSLQFESHICHAGLWDGAMPITKNGVVAGFVLLGRIRATNSPSVPICNDGNALLYQDIPCLQDSQIESFKALLPDILFESAITFAKNSLADEAKEYITKNLDSDLNLKVLCSALNVSKNSLYRVFREAFGTTINEYIVFVRLQKAKELLKNSSLPIYLICEKVGIPNYTYFCKLFKKQTGLTPTEYKKIYFSNKKTP
- a CDS encoding DegT/DnrJ/EryC1/StrS family aminotransferase, translated to MYRIGQEEIDAVARVINSKQLFKVNSGALQETANCEKEMREKFNTEHAVLMTSGMAALTSALIGMGIGPGDEVIVPAYTYIATAIAVVSAGAMPVIAEIDESLMLDPLDVENKINERTKAIVPVHMQGHPCNMKAIMDVAKKHNLKVLEDACQAAGTSFEGKMLGAIGDAGAFSFNYFKIISAGEGGALLTNSKEIFEKALIYHDSSAVAYFGDQMNGFSEQPFCGSEFRTNEITAAILREQLKRLDGIVADLRKNNALMREYLKPYFDFVPVNDPDGDSGQVLFLRFKTAEETKKYAEKAGLGIPANMGKHVYNDWAAIKMRRGAAHPLMDPFKMEVNKNFSYSEDMCPKSLDYLSRAVIVHISPDWTEEEVKHEAEKLISALN
- a CDS encoding neutral/alkaline non-lysosomal ceramidase N-terminal domain-containing protein; its protein translation is MKKQLYLGTAREIISPEIGGCLYGYCPDWHSESKHDDLTVTAYAFTSGDLKALFISATVCAIKETICEEIFEKISKETGFLKENIILSATHTHSGPCLSGGEIGWGGLDTEYAENIFIPGVVKAAVEAVNNAEPVLMGVASGESKVAVNRRERTMNNTVTLGQSSWGPVNLNMTVLSFKTPEGNVKGNIIAYGCHGTAAGKNKEITRDWSGVMTDTLEQKSGGLTAFFNGTIGDSGPRLSNGKTVGDITYVEELGAVAAKDALRIYDSIDTYKEGSVSFFDGMVSLPLQPRESYEWACEKCEEIKGQEAINLTALTNNHYQEVKKSYEENYVQQQEREIPQKILRIGNVAFVASPFEMFSEIGLRIDHAVPDLTVYLMSNANGTKGYFPTQSELCRGGYEVGYFINCNIQRFTDDADFRYIKATVENLGKLEREGA
- a CDS encoding helix-turn-helix transcriptional regulator, which codes for MLYQTLLMGDRPYYVACNSFENGFEEHRHPEIELHYCIQGEYITKINKTEYKVAAGDMAVIGSMTSHELPANQYGCRVLVIEVGPMLLSDYFDALSQKTISNPILHLKNDSLTALLNETAKFRLSPTDFSELQIRGNLFKICGHLLSEIANDQQTDHTSKALRSVASIETALETIYTRYSENIDIETVATLCGYSKSNFCKIFKNITGDTFHNLLNSHRIKIACNLISETTNSIEEIAFKTGFPDSKSFCRVFKNINNVSPGQYRKQKKN